The sequence ACAACATCGGCATTTGGAATCGAGTTTGATTCCCTTGCCGATATAATCGCTTTTGGTGCTGCACCAGCAATACTATTTTACTCCGTAGTGGGTAATAGTTTCAATAAATTTGGAATTTTAGCAACAGGGATATTTGTAGTATTTGCTGCTATAAGGTTAGCAAGATTTAATATAACAACTCAGTCAAATGAACCTAATGTATTTATTGGGCTTCCTCTTCCAACAGCTGCAATAGCTTTATCAGTTTGGATTAAAATTTATATTAATTATGATTTTGCAAAAGAATTTGAGTGGATTTACATAGTTGGAGTTATCGTTTTATCTTTATTAATGGTTAGTAATATTAGATACCCAAGTTTTAAAAAGATAAATTTTAGCCAAACAAAATTTAGACAATTTTTGATAATATCTATCTTGATTCTTTCCATATTATATCTTAGACCAATTGAGTTTTTTGTAATTGCTACAACTATTTACATTTTTTATGGTATTATTAGAGCAGTTTTAAATCTTTACACAATAAAATTTAAAAAGATAGATAAAGCTAATTAAATTAAAAATTTAAAAGGAGAGAAAATGAACACAATTCATGTTTATAAAGAAAAAATATATATAAGTATTTATTTACTATCTCTCCTTAATTTACTCAACTAAATACTTCTAAACAAACAAAATTCTTTGCTAAATTTTTAGCTTTTTACCATAAAAAAAGGAAAAACAATGAAAAATAAAATAATAATATTTGATACAACATTAAGAGATGGAGAACAAAGTCCAGGTGCTTCTATGAATACAGAAGAGAAAATTCAAATAGCAAGACAATTAGATCGCTTAGGGGTTGATGTTATGGAAGCTGGTTTCGCAGCAGCTAGTCCTGGGGATTTTGATGCTATTACTCAGATATCAAAAGAGGTTAATAATATAACAGTTTGCTCACTTTCAAGAGCTGTTGAAAGAGATATAAAAGCAGCTGCAGATGCGCTAATACAGGCTAAAAACAGAAGAATTCATACCTTTATAGCTACAAGTCCTATTCATATGGAGTATAAATTAAAAATGACTCCTGATGAAGTAATTAAAAGAGCTGTAAATGCAGTTAGTTATGCTAAAAGCCTTGTTGATGATGTTGAGTTTAGTTGTGAAGATGCAGGAAGAAGTGAGATTAGTTTTTTAAAAGAGATAGTTGATGCAACTATAAAAGCAGGTGCTACTACTATAAATCTTCCTGATACTGTTGGATATAGGCTTCCAAATGAGATGGCTTATATGATAAGCGAGCTTAGTAAGATTATAAATGGTAGAGCAATAATTTCAGTTCATAACCATAATGATTTGGGCTTAGCTACAGCAAATACACTATCTTGCATACAAGCTGGTGCTAGACAGGTTGAATGTACTGTAAATGGTATAGGGGAACGAGCAGGAAATGCAGCACTTGAAGAGATTGTTATGGCTATAAGAACTAGAAAAGATGTTTTTGCTCCACTATATACAGATATAGTTCATAAGGAAATTTACTCAACAAGCCGTTTAGTTGCTTCAATAATAGGTATGGAACCTCAAGCAAATAAAGCTATAGTTGGTAAAAATGCATTCACACATGAAAGTGGAATCCATCAAGATGGAATGCTTAAAAATTCACAAACATATGAGATAATTAAGCCATCTGATATTGGTCTTGAAATAGATGGAATGATACTTGGAAAACATTCAGGAAGACACGCATTTAAGGATAAATTGTTATCTCTTGGTTTTAATTTGGATGATAAAAATTTAAATAGTGCATTTGAAAAATTTAAAATTCTAGCAGATAGAAAAAAAGAGATATTTGACGAAGATATAAGAGCTATTGTGGCAAATGAAATAATAAAAATTGTCAAAGCTTATGAGCTAGAAATTGTAGCTGCAAATTCATGTAGTAATGGACATTCAAGTGCTAGTATTACAATAAAACATAAAGATAAAAAAATTAGTGATTCTGCATTAGGAAATGGTGCGATAGATGCGATATTTAAAACAATTGATAGAATATCTAAAATTAATGGATTGCTTAAAGATTATGATGTAAAAGCAGTAAGTCAAGGCACAGATGCCCTTGCTAAGGTTATTGTTAAAGTTGAGTTTAATAATGATAAAACAGTAATTGGACACGGCTTAGATGTGGATACCATAGAAGCAAGTGCAAAAGCATATATAAATGCATTAAACAGCTATTTAAGTGTTCAATTTTAAACAAATTAAGGGCTATTAATATATGAAAATTTTTAAAATAATTAGTCAAGTAGTTGTTAAATATATGGCTATTTTAATAGTAGCTGGTGCAGTTTTTGGTCTATTTTTTCCAAAAATGAATATAGTTATTAATAATACAAGCTGGATACCATATTTACTAGGTGTTATTATGTATGGTATGGGCCTTAGCGTAAAATTAATTGATTTTAAAGAATTAATTATAAAACCAAAATTTGTTATAGCTGGAGTGTTAGCTCAATTTATAATTATGCCACTACTAGCATGGGCTTTAGTAAGCTTGTTTAATCTTCCTATGGGTTTAGCCATAGGAGTGGTGTTGCTTGGTGCAAGTCCGGGTGGGACAGCTTCAAATGTAATAACATATTTAAGCAAAGGAGATGTTGCCCTTTCAGTTGCAATAACTAGTTGTACAACATTTCTTGCGCCTTTTGCTACTCCATTTTTAGTAAATTTAATAATTGGTCAAAAAATTGACATAAATTTAATAGCAATGTTTATAAGTGTTATAAAAATTGTAATTTTACCTATTATACTTGGAATTTTAACACATATGTTTTTGCCAAAATTAACTAAAACTTTAAAAGAAATTTTTCCATCTATATCTGCTTTGACAATTATTATAATTGTTACGGTGATTGTTGGCATAAACTCACAAAAGATACTAAGTAATTTAAGTGTTATTTTTCTAGTTGTGATTTTGCACAATATATTAGGGCTTATTTTTGGTTATTTTGTGGGCAAAACTTTAGCTAAAGATACTAAAGATATGGATAAAGTAAAAGCCATCACAATTGAAGTTGGTATGCAAAATTCAGGACTTGCTACATCACTAGCATTATTGCATTTTGCAGCCTATCCACTTGCAACTGTTCCTGGGGCTTTATTTAGTGTATGGCACAATATTTCAGGTGGGATTTTGGCTTCAATTTTTTCAAGAATGAAGTAAGTAGGTTTAATACTATTTTTAACTATTAAAGTATTATTAAAAGTAGGTATAGTAAATTTAGAGATATTTCTAAATTTACTATATTTTTACATATATTTTTTTAAAACTTCTGGAATTTTTATAGTTCCATCTTCTTGTTGATAGTTTTCCATAATTGCTATTAAGGTTCTTCCAACGGCTAAAGATGAACCATTTAATGTATGTGCTAAAATATTTTTTTTGCCATCTTTATAGCGAATTTTTGCCCTTCTTGCTTGAAAATCTCTACAATTACTAATTGAACTTATCTCTCTGTACTTATTTTGTGAAGGAAGCCAAACTTCAAGATCAATCGTTTTTGCTGCACTAAAACCAGTATCACCACTACAAAGTAACATATGTCTATGAGGGAGTTTTAAAGCACTAAGCATATCGCTTGCGCAACTTACCATATCTTCAAAAACTTTATCACTCTCATCTTGTTTTGTGATGCAAACAAGCTCAACCTTTTCAAACTGATGTTGTCTTATCATTCCTCTTGTATCTTTTCCTGCACTTCCAGCTTCTTTTCTAAAACAGTGGCTATAGCAAGTCATTTTTAAAGGTAAGTTTTCAGCAGGAATGATTTCGTTGTTATATAAATTTGTTACAGGAACTTCGCTTGTTGGAATTAAATATAAATCATCTTCAGCTTTATATAAATCATCTTCAAATTTAGGAAGTTGCCCAGTGCCATATAATATTTCTGGTCTAACTAAAAATGGAACATTTACAAGTTCAAACCCACGAGATTCATTAAAATCTATCATAAAATTTATCAAAGCTCTATTTAGTTTTGCTCCAACTCCTTTAATAGCCGTAAATCTACTACCGCTTAGTTTAACACCTCTTTCAAAATCAAGCCAACCAAGCTCTTCTCCAAGCTCATAGTGTGGTTTTGGTGTAAAGTCAAATTTAGGTATCTTTAGTATTTTTTTTAGCTCAATGTTTTCATTTTCATCTTTTCCAACAGGAATATCTTTATCCAAGATATTTGGTATAACACTTGCTAGATGATTAAGCTCATCTTCTAAAATAGTAACTTTTTCATTAAGCTCTTGAATGCTTTTTTTATTTTCTTCAAGCTCTTTTTTTAGTATAGTTATGTCCTCTTTATTTTTAGCTTTTATGCCAACTTCTTTGCTTTTTGAGTTTTGAATGGCTTGTAAATTTTCTAATTCAAGCTTTTTTTCTTTTAGTTTTTCGTAAGTATTTAATAACTCTTTTAAGGCATTTTGGTCTACTTTTTTAGCCATTAATCTCTCATTAAATTCATCAAAATTTGTCTCAATAAGTTTTAAATTTATCATATTTTCTCCATAAATTTATGCTATAAACATATACTTTGCTAGAAATATTATTATCGCAGATGTTATTAATGCAAATAGGTGTATATTACCAAATATTCCTTTTTTCTTTAAGATATATTTAGAAACTAAATTTGTAATAATCACAATCAACAAAATAAGTGCTAAAGTTGCTTTAATCACTAAAAGAGTTTGTAAGTCACTTGTAAAATATCCACCAGATTTACTTCCTACCCATGTGCTCATCATCATTCCTCCAGATAAAACAAGTATCAGAAAACAGGCTGGCATTATCTTGACACTAACTGAATTTATAGCATTATCAGTAGTGTTTATTGACTCTTTTGAAAGGTTTTTTTTAGCCATAGTTAAAATAACTACATCAAAAAATAGATAACCGACAAAGATTACTGAAGCAAATAGATGAACTATCTGAGTGTAAGGGTATATTGAACTCATATTTAATTCCTTTTATATTAAAATTAACTTACATTCTATCTAAGTTTTATAAATTTAACTTAGTATATCCCAACAAGCTCTCTAATTTTTAACATATTTTTTTTAGCAATACTTCTAGCTTTAACAGCTCCTTCTTGTAAAATTTCATCTACTTCACTTTTGTTATTTACATAATAGTCAAATTTTTCTCTTTGTTCTTTGAAATATTCCCAAATTAAATCTTTTAAATACATTTTAAAATGCCCATATCCCTCTTCGCCACTTTTATATCTTTTTATAAGTTCTTCTTGTCCACTTTGGTCTAAAAATAGTTTTGCAATATTAAAAACATTGCAATCTTTCCACTCTTTAGGTTCTTCAAGTGGCGTTGAATCAGTTATAATTTTACTTGTTTGTTTTTTTAAAGTTTTTTGTGTAGCAAAAATATCTATAGTATTTTTATAACTTTTACTCATCTTAGCACCATCTGTTCCCGGAATTGTAGCGATATTCTCCTCTGTTTTTGATTCTGGCATAGTAAATATCTCACCATAAGTGTGGTTGAATTTAGCTGCAATATCACGTGCAATTTCAATGTGTTGAATTTGATCTTTTCCGACAGGAACAATTTGTGAATCATAAAGCAGTATATCAGCAGCCATCAAAACAGGATAGCTAAAAAGCCCATGATATGGTTCAAATCCTTTGCTTACTTTGTCTTTATAACTATGAGCTCTTTCAAGTAGTCCCATAGGTGTAAACTGGCTAAGTATCCAATATAACTCTAATACCTCTTTAACATCACTTTGAACCCAAAATATACTTCTTTGTGGATCAATCCCAAGTGCTAAAAATGCACAAGCTGCCTCAAAAGTACTCTCTTTTAAACTTAGACCATCACTATTTGATGTCATAGCATGATAGTTTGCTATGAAAATAAACATTTCATTGTCGCCTGAATTTTGATTTTCTACCATAGGTTTTATACTAGCAAAGTAGTTACCAATGTGTAGTTTTCCAGAAGGTTGAAGTCCTGTTAATACTCTCAACTTTTATCCTTTTTAAGTTCTTTGTTTATCTCTTTTATTATATTTTTTATCTTTTTATTTTCAACATCTATTATGATATCAGCAACTTTTTTATACTCTTTATCTCTTTTTTTATGAAGCTCTTTGGCTTTTTGAATATCTTTTAACAGTGGTCTTTTTTCAATTTTTTTATTAGCATTTGGACTTTGTTTGATTCTATCCATAATGCCTTCAAATGATGATTTTAAGTATATTATAGTTCCTATGTTTTTTAAATTTTTTACTTTATAGAAACCACCACCTGTTGATATGATGGAATTATTTACAGATTTTTCTAAATATTTTGCTAAATTTTGCTCCATCTGTCTAAATTTTTTTTCGCCAAATTCTTTAAATATATTTTTGATTTTCATATTATAAGCACTTTCTATCATATCATCACAATCAAGATTAAAAAGATTTAGCTCATCTCTTAAGGCTCTGGCGGTTGCACCTTTGCCAACACCCATAAAACCTATTAAAACTATATTATTTTTCTTCTTCATCTTTTCCTCTATTTTTTGGGATTACAACTATAGGCGTTCCTTCTAAATTAAATTTCTCTCTTATCTTATTTATTAAATATCTTTTATAACTAAAATGAAGAGTTTTAGGTCTATTCATAATTAAAGCAATCTTTGGAGGCGCCACTCCAAATTGTACCGCATAATAAATCTTAACAAGTTTTCCTTTATCGTGCGGAATAGGGTGCGTTATAGTTACCTCTTTTATAAATTCATTTAGTTTTGAAGTTTGAATTTTTTTTGTGTAGTTATTATAAACTTCTAATATAAGAGAATATATTTTATGAACTCTTTTTCCCATTAGTGCAGAAACTGTAATTATTGGTGCATAGCTAAGAAATTTAAATTTATCTCTTATCTCCTTGCAAGCCTCTTTATAATCTTGTTCTGTTTTATTTTCCCATTTGTTTAAAACTATTATTATTCCAAGTTTAAATTTGTCAGCAAGTCCAGCTATCCTTTCATCAAGCTCCGTAAGTGGTTCAGAACTATCTAATACAAGTAGTGTAATATCTGATTTTTCTAAAACCTTTTCAGTTCTATTTAGTGCAAATCTCTCAATGCCCTCTATTCTTCCTCTTTTTCTAATGCCAGCAGTATCTACAAACTCAAATACTCTATCTTCGTAAATATAGCTTTCATTTACAGGATCTATCGTAGTTCCAGCTATACTACTTACAACACTTCTTTTTTCTTTTACTAAAGCGTTTAGTAAAGAGCTTTTTCCAACATTAACACGACCTATAATCCCAACTTCTATAGGTTTGTTTTCATAATCTTCATTATCTTTAAACTCCCCATCTTCACTTAAATTTTCTAAAAAATCATCAAGTGTCTCTTCTTCATCAGGTTTTAACTCATCTTTTAAATGAGGATATATAAATTTTAAAAGATCTTCTATTCCTGTGTTATGACTTACGGAGATTAAAAACATATCTTGTATACCAAACTCATTAAATTCAAAGCTTCTTAGTTCATCTTTTTCATTATCAACTTTATTTATAATTAAAGCAATTGGTTTATCTAGCTTCATTAAAGAGTATAAAATTCTCTTATCTTCATCTTGTGGCATCATTTTACCATCTACCATAAATAAGATAATATCTGAATTACGTGCCTCTTCTAATGTTTTTGCTTGAACATTTTTAAATAGTTCATTGCTTTCATCGAGCCCACCACTATCTATCAATATGCAGCTTCTATCAAAAATTTCTATCTCTGTTTTGTTGGTATCTCTTGTGGTTCCGCTTACATCGCTTGTAATAGCGATTCTTTCTCTAGCTAAGCGATTAAAAAGAGAACTTTTGCCAACATTTGGTCTGCCTATTAAAATAACTTTTTGCAATTTTTTTATCCTTTAAAAATTTTTATTATACAAAAATTTAGCTGAATTTCACTACAATTATACATTAAAAGGAAAAAATTGAGTATTAAAAGATTTATTGTAAGATATTTAGGTGTCTACTATATGCTACTTGCCTCAATTGCGTTTGCTTTTACAGGGGCTTTTGCAAAGGTTGTAAGTGCCGATATACCATCTGTTGAGGTTGTATTTTTTAGAAATTTTATAGGGCTTTTATTAATAGGTTTTGCAATTTTTAAAAACCCAGTTAGGCAAAAAGGTGGTAAACCTTGGCTTTTATTTTTTAGGGGATTTGCAGGTGCTATATCAATTTTAGCTTTTTTTTATAATATTGCAAATATGGGACTTGCAGAAGCTTTTACATTTTCAAAAACGGCACCAATTTTTGTATCTTTTATAGCGGCTTTGTTTTTAAAGGAGAAGCTAAGTTTTATTTCATGGTTTGCTATTTTAGGTGGATTTATTGGAATTATATTTGTTATGCAACCAGAACTTGGGTTTAAAAAAACTGATGTTATGGGGATATTGAATGGTTTTTTTGCTGCACTTGCATATCTTAGTGTTCATGATTTAAGAAAGTATTATGATACAAAAGTTATAGTGCTTTCGTTTGTTCTTATAGGTAGTGTCACTCCTTTAATGTTGATGATAGTTAGTGAATTTTTTGTGATTCCAGCTTATTTTGATTTTATGGCTGCAAAGTTTGTTTTGCCTAAGCTATCATCTTGGACTTTAATAATTTTAATGGGAATTTGTGGAATATTGTATCAAACATATCTCACAAAGGCATTTGCAGCTAGTAAAAAAGCAGGTCCCGTTGCTGTTATAAGTTATAGCGATATTATATTTACAATGATTTTAGGATTATTTTTAGGCGATAGTTTACCAAATATGTTAGGAGCTTTAGGTATAATACTTATTATTATAAGTGGTATAGCTGTTGCTATGGACAATAAATAAGGAGAAAGATGATACTAATATCAGGACCTTGCGTTATAGAAAGCGAAGAGATTGTAATGCAAGTTGCAGAAAAATTAACTAAATTTAATGAAGATAAAAGGATTGATTTTTATTTTAAATCAAGTTTTGATAAAGCAAATAGAACTAGCATTCATTCATTTAGAGGACCAGGTTTAGAAAGGGGTTGTGAAATTTTAGAAAAAGTTAAAAAGAAATTTGGCTATAAAATTTTAACAGATATTCATGAAAGTTATCAAGCAAAGCCAGTTTCTGAGGTTGCTGATGTTTTGCAAATTCCAGCATTTTTATGTCGTCAAACTGATTTATTAGTTGGGGCTGCAAAGACAAAATCTATTGTAAATATAAAAAAAGGTCAATTTTTGTCAGCTGATAATATGAAATATAGTGTTAAAAAAGTTTTAGAAACAAGAGGAATATCGGAAGATGGATATGAAATTGCTAAACAAAATGGTGTTTGGCTAACCGAGCGAGGAACTACTTTTGGTTATGGGAATTTAGTGGTTGATATGAGAAATTTGCCTATAATGCGAGAGTATGCACCTGTGATTTTTGATGCAACTCATAGTGTTCAAATGCCAGGAACTTTAAATGGTAAAAGTGGAGGAGATAGTTTTTATGTTCCATATCTTGCAAGGGCAGCTGCTAGTGTTGGGGTTGATGGATTTTTCTATGAAACACATATTAATCCTTGCGAAGCACTTTGCGATGGACCAAATATGCTAAATATAGAAGAGCTATCAAAAGTTATTAAAGAAACATTAAAAATAGAAGAAATTTTAAAAGGATAAAAATGAAAGTAATTGAGGGAAAACTTAGTTTAAACGGTAGTGAAAGAGTTGCTATAATAAATGCAAGATTTAATCACATTATTACAGATAGATTGGTTGAGGGTGCAAAAGACGCTTTTTTAAGACATGGTGGAAGTGATGAAAATTTAGATTTAATCTTAGTTCCAGGTGCATTTGAAATTCCAATGGCTTTAAATTTAGCTTTAAAAAGTGGAAAATATGATGCGGTTTGTTGTGTTGGTGCAGTTATACGTGGCTCAACTCCTCATTTTGATTATGTTGCAGCTGAAACTACAAAAGGTGTTGCAAACACAGCTTTAAAATATGATATCCCTGTGACTTTTGGTGTTCTTACAACTGATACAATAGAACAAGCCATAGAAAGAGCTGGAAGTAAAGCAGGCAACAAAGGATTTGAAGCTATGACAGGTATTGTAGAGCTTTTAAGCCTTTATTCTAAAATTAAGGGTTAAAATAATGGCTACAAGACATCAAGTAAGGCAAAGTGTTATCTCATTACTTTATGCTAATGAAATGGGTAGCGAAATGCAGGAATTTTGCGATGAATATTTAGAAGATAGAAAGATAAGAAATAGACAAAGAGACTTTACTAATAGCCTATTAAATGGAATTTTAAATAACTTAGAAAAAATAGATGAGTCTTTAAATGAAAATTTAAGTGAATATAAAATTGATGAAGTTTCAGCCGTTGATAGGGCAATTTTAAGACTTGGAGCTTATGAAATACTTCATACAGATACAGATAATGCGGTTATTATAAATGAAGCTATTGAGCTTGCAAAAGAGATGAGCAATGATACAAGTCCTAAATTTGTAAATGGAGTTTTAGACGCTTTGGTGAAAAAATAAGAGAATAAATGAAAAAACTTATTTTAATATTTGTTTTTAATGTTTTTCTTTTTGGAGATGATTTGGCTGTAAAGTATGATATAAAATTTGGTATTTTTGGAAAAATCGGTGAAGCCAATGCCTTGCTTGTAAGAGATGAGGTAAATAAAACTTATGAAGTTAGTATGGACGCAAAAGCTTTTGGTATGGCTAATAGGCTAAGTGGAGATAGAAGAGAGTATTTTTATAGTAAAGGAAAAATTTATAAAGATTTGCTTGTTCCCGATGTTTATAAACATATAGTTGAAAGAGATAGAAAGGGAAAACGCTATACACGTGAAAAAACTTATAAATTTGACTATTATAAACAAAAGATAGAGTACATAAGTACTTCACGCTATGAAGGTGAGCCTAAAAAAGAGCCAAGCGTTGAAAATTTACACTATTTTGCACATAATGATTTGCTTACATTGTTCTTTAATTTTTTTAAAATTAAAACAGATAAAGAATATTTTTCATTGATTGCAGTTGGTGCTAACAAAGAAGATGGAAGAGTCGATATTAAAATTCCACAAAATAGAGATAAAATGAGGCTTCAAAAGGCATTAAACACTGATACCCAGCCATACATTGCATATATAAATCAAAAGATATTTTCATCTAAAAGAGGAGAACTTCATCTTGCTCTTGATGAGAGAGGGTATGCTACTAAAGCTATTTTAAAAGATGTTGTGTTTTTTGGAGATATAGTTGGAGAAATTTCAAAATAAGATAATTTAAGCACCATATCAGCTTAAAAAAGTTATAATAACTCTTCAATTTTTGGACAGATGGGTGAGTGGCTGAAACCACACCCCTGCTAAGGGTGCAAGTCTTAATAGGGCTTCGAGGGTTCAAATCCCTCTCTGTCCGCCACTATCTATAGTAGTCTAACTCTATTACTTCTATTGATATTTTATATCTACTATTGCTATCAATTTGATTATTTGCATAATCATTTTATTTTTTATATCCTTAATCCTTTTTTAAAATATTTATTAATTTTTCATCATTCATTAATTTTGCAAAAGCTAAAAGCCTATTTAACATATCATCTATTTTTTCATTTTTATCTTTTAAATATTTTAAAGATAAATCCAAAAAATAAAGCTCATTGTCATATATATATCCATATATTCTTTTGATTTAAAAAACTCAAGATGTTCATTGGTAGCTCTACCATTTTTAAGGCTAAAATATTTAGTTTTAGTATAAAATGGTTTTAAAATTTCATAAGTTATATTTACTAAAAGAGTATCATTTACAATGGCACCATTTTCCAAATAAAGTTTAAAAAGTTGCTTCTATTTGTTGTCATGTGCCTGCGTTAAAAGCGTTACTTTAAAATTATTATAATCTAAATTTATATCTATTTTATCTTTATACTTATTAAAAAAATCCATTAAATAGTTTTCATCCATAATCTCGGTTGCACGCTGAAAAGGAGTAAGAGAAGTATCATCAATTTCATAATTCAAATCAGCACCATTTTGCACTAAAAATTCAAAAAATGGTTTTGTTTTATCGCCATTTGACTTAATATAAAAAACTAATGCGCAATCTAGCGGTCTTAAATTTCCTACATCCCTACAATTTATTAAATTTGGAAATTTGTTTAAAATCTTAACAAATTCATCAAAATTCCCATTGTAAATTGTATCAGTTAAATCATTTATTTTTTTATTTCCAACACACTCTTTTTGTGAATTTTTTTCTAAATTTGCAAAAGAAAAACCAAAAACTAAAAATAGAGCTAAAACTATCTTTTCCATGCATTACTCTCTCGTAGTATTTTATTTCATTTTTTATCATTTTATTTAATATAATCAGCCACAAAAACTTGTAATAAATACACATTGTCTTTATCTTTCACAGCTTTCATAAACTCATACACTTTAGCATAAGCACTCATTTTATCTTTATCAAAATAAATTTTTTTTGACTTCAGAAATTTAATAAACTCTAAAATATATTGATGTGATAAGGCTTTTTTATCTTGAAAATCTTTGTCTTTATGAATTTTTAGTAAGAAGTTTTTATCTATTTCTTTGCCATAAAAGAAATCTAAAATCTTTGGATATTT is a genomic window of Campylobacter blaseri containing:
- the kdsA gene encoding 3-deoxy-8-phosphooctulonate synthase, with translation MILISGPCVIESEEIVMQVAEKLTKFNEDKRIDFYFKSSFDKANRTSIHSFRGPGLERGCEILEKVKKKFGYKILTDIHESYQAKPVSEVADVLQIPAFLCRQTDLLVGAAKTKSIVNIKKGQFLSADNMKYSVKKVLETRGISEDGYEIAKQNGVWLTERGTTFGYGNLVVDMRNLPIMREYAPVIFDATHSVQMPGTLNGKSGGDSFYVPYLARAAASVGVDGFFYETHINPCEALCDGPNMLNIEELSKVIKETLKIEEILKG
- the ribH gene encoding 6,7-dimethyl-8-ribityllumazine synthase, whose protein sequence is MKVIEGKLSLNGSERVAIINARFNHIITDRLVEGAKDAFLRHGGSDENLDLILVPGAFEIPMALNLALKSGKYDAVCCVGAVIRGSTPHFDYVAAETTKGVANTALKYDIPVTFGVLTTDTIEQAIERAGSKAGNKGFEAMTGIVELLSLYSKIKG
- the nusB gene encoding transcription antitermination factor NusB, whose amino-acid sequence is MATRHQVRQSVISLLYANEMGSEMQEFCDEYLEDRKIRNRQRDFTNSLLNGILNNLEKIDESLNENLSEYKIDEVSAVDRAILRLGAYEILHTDTDNAVIINEAIELAKEMSNDTSPKFVNGVLDALVKK
- a CDS encoding DUF3108 domain-containing protein, encoding MKKLILIFVFNVFLFGDDLAVKYDIKFGIFGKIGEANALLVRDEVNKTYEVSMDAKAFGMANRLSGDRREYFYSKGKIYKDLLVPDVYKHIVERDRKGKRYTREKTYKFDYYKQKIEYISTSRYEGEPKKEPSVENLHYFAHNDLLTLFFNFFKIKTDKEYFSLIAVGANKEDGRVDIKIPQNRDKMRLQKALNTDTQPYIAYINQKIFSSKRGELHLALDERGYATKAILKDVVFFGDIVGEISK